Proteins encoded in a region of the Pelagicoccus sp. SDUM812003 genome:
- a CDS encoding ABC transporter ATP-binding protein, with protein sequence MSATKTSAEIAMECRSLHKYLGEGETRVHVLRGVDLSLERGQVSAVVGPSGCGKSTLLYLLGLLDRQDGGTIHVNGQEVPQDRDGTHTRLRCEHIGFVFQFHFLLPEFSALENVMLPMRKLGRLSEEEMVSQARELLSEVGLGQKTHRRPSQLSGGEQQRVAIARSLANRPTVLLADEPTGNLDLKNSLMVFDMLTRLAKEHQQAVLIVTHNPELAKLCDRILRMEDGLFVE encoded by the coding sequence ATGAGCGCCACCAAAACGAGCGCCGAAATCGCGATGGAATGCCGATCGCTCCATAAGTACCTGGGCGAAGGCGAAACTCGAGTGCACGTGCTGCGTGGCGTGGACCTCTCTCTAGAGCGAGGGCAGGTGAGCGCGGTGGTCGGACCTTCGGGCTGCGGCAAGAGCACCTTGCTTTATCTGCTCGGACTGCTCGATCGGCAGGATGGGGGCACGATCCATGTGAACGGGCAGGAGGTTCCGCAGGACCGCGACGGCACCCATACGCGCCTTCGCTGCGAGCACATCGGCTTCGTTTTCCAGTTCCATTTCCTGCTTCCTGAATTCTCCGCTCTGGAAAACGTCATGCTGCCCATGCGCAAGCTCGGTCGGCTCTCGGAAGAGGAAATGGTCAGCCAGGCCCGCGAGCTGCTCAGCGAAGTCGGTCTGGGGCAGAAGACCCATCGCCGTCCTTCGCAGCTTTCCGGAGGGGAGCAGCAACGCGTGGCCATCGCTCGCTCCCTCGCCAACCGGCCCACCGTGCTGCTGGCGGACGAGCCCACCGGAAATCTCGACCTGAAGAACTCGCTCATGGTCTTCGACATGCTCACCCGGCTGGCCAAGGAGCACCAGCAAGCAGTGCTGATCGTTACGCATAATCCCGAACTCGCCAAGCTTTGTGACCGAATCCTCCGCATGGAGGATGGTCTTTTCGTTGAGTGA
- a CDS encoding FtsX-like permease family protein — translation MHPNIQIAIRFLLAKKRSMLMSLCGIAFGVGFFIVTQAQVRGFEEFFIKTILGTDGAIRIEDKFQNTLAQVEAASSRGASTTFFVADRSNRRYVEGVEYPDEVIEGIRQLSNVASTSSVLKGLISVQSPLRTESAQAYGIVLNDHLSVSDLEEQILFGDIETFRDTPTGLLIGRKLADRLQVRVGDSLIIERQGVKNRFRISAVYETGVSDIDRVRLFMHLDQARSILRKPHGVSFLQVSLFDRDRAPYDAARIESITQHSAAPWQEREKVWLDVFKALQVSAVITVSTIIFISGLGMFNTLVMIVMEKTREIAILRSMGYSRADISSVFLWQGGIVLVLGVLIGFALGAGVTYGISNLPLRIRGIFSTDSYVVEWSLAHYFWAAVTAIIIVMFSSLAPARRAARLVPGDVIRGTSA, via the coding sequence ATGCACCCGAACATTCAAATAGCGATCCGATTTCTTCTAGCCAAGAAGCGCTCGATGTTGATGAGCCTTTGCGGAATCGCGTTCGGCGTCGGATTCTTCATCGTCACCCAGGCCCAAGTGCGCGGCTTCGAGGAGTTCTTTATCAAGACCATTCTCGGCACCGACGGAGCGATCCGCATCGAGGACAAGTTTCAGAACACGCTGGCCCAAGTTGAGGCGGCGTCGAGCCGGGGAGCGTCGACCACATTCTTCGTCGCCGACCGATCGAATCGTCGCTACGTGGAGGGCGTGGAGTATCCTGATGAGGTGATCGAGGGGATTCGCCAGCTGTCCAATGTGGCGTCCACCTCCTCGGTTCTGAAAGGGCTGATTTCGGTGCAGAGCCCGCTGCGCACCGAGTCGGCCCAGGCCTACGGCATCGTTCTCAACGACCACCTTTCGGTCTCCGACCTGGAGGAGCAGATTCTGTTTGGGGATATCGAAACCTTTCGCGACACGCCGACGGGCTTGCTGATAGGACGCAAGCTGGCTGATCGATTGCAGGTGCGGGTAGGCGATTCCCTTATCATAGAGCGGCAAGGGGTGAAGAATCGGTTTCGCATCAGCGCGGTCTACGAGACTGGCGTCTCCGACATCGACCGGGTGCGCCTGTTCATGCACCTGGATCAGGCCCGTTCCATTTTGCGCAAGCCCCATGGAGTGAGTTTCTTACAGGTCTCGCTTTTCGATCGCGATCGCGCTCCCTACGATGCCGCTCGCATCGAAAGCATCACCCAGCACAGCGCCGCTCCGTGGCAGGAGCGCGAAAAGGTTTGGCTCGATGTCTTCAAGGCCCTGCAGGTCTCGGCGGTGATCACGGTCTCGACCATCATCTTCATCTCGGGCCTCGGCATGTTCAACACGCTGGTCATGATCGTGATGGAGAAGACGCGCGAAATCGCCATCCTGCGCTCCATGGGATACAGTCGCGCCGACATCTCCTCGGTCTTTCTTTGGCAGGGGGGCATCGTGCTTGTCCTAGGCGTTTTGATCGGCTTCGCCCTAGGCGCCGGAGTGACCTATGGCATCTCCAACCTGCCGCTGCGCATTCGCGGCATCTTCTCCACTGACAGCTACGTGGTCGAATGGTCGCTGGCCCACTATTTCTGGGCGGCGGTGACTGCGATCATCATCGTCATGTTCTCCAGCTTGGCTCCCGCCCGCCGAGCGGCGCGCTTGGTGCCTGGCGATGTTATTCGAGGGACCTCAGCATGA
- a CDS encoding cytochrome c3 family protein, translating to MSKVFPKWSNALPLKIVVFLIIFVTTLLAGITYYVTPKYTRVGYEPSQPVPYDHSFHVGELGLDCRYCHDKVDQSDVANIPAADTCMKCHSMIKTDSPLLAPVRESYESGLPIAWKRIHEVPDYVYFSHQAHVTRGVSCVECHGQVNEMAVVKHAEPMSMGWCLDCHRHPEEVLRPVDKVYDLDWEHPGGKVAQIRDGLKLVEERNITPPQSCTGCHR from the coding sequence ATGTCAAAAGTGTTCCCTAAGTGGTCCAATGCGCTGCCACTGAAGATCGTTGTATTTCTCATCATCTTCGTGACGACGCTGCTTGCCGGCATCACCTATTATGTGACGCCTAAGTACACTCGGGTCGGGTACGAGCCGAGCCAGCCTGTGCCTTACGATCACAGCTTTCACGTCGGCGAGCTCGGCTTGGACTGTCGCTATTGCCATGACAAGGTCGACCAATCGGATGTGGCCAACATTCCAGCGGCGGACACCTGCATGAAGTGCCATAGCATGATCAAGACCGACAGCCCGTTGCTGGCGCCGGTGCGCGAGAGCTACGAGTCCGGTCTGCCTATCGCGTGGAAACGTATTCACGAGGTGCCGGACTACGTCTATTTCAGCCACCAGGCTCACGTGACGCGTGGCGTTTCCTGCGTGGAATGTCATGGTCAGGTCAACGAAATGGCGGTGGTGAAGCATGCCGAGCCCATGAGCATGGGCTGGTGTCTCGACTGTCACCGCCACCCGGAAGAAGTTCTTCGGCCCGTCGACAAGGTTTACGATCTCGATTGGGAGCATCCCGGCGGCAAGGTCGCCCAGATCAGGGACGGGCTCAAGCTCGTTGAAGAACGCAACATTACACCTCCTCAAAGCTGCACAGGCTGCCACCGATGA
- a CDS encoding TAT-variant-translocated molybdopterin oxidoreductase, which yields MKRAPYTHPETAELSGPRYWRSLDDLSQTPEFLEQVEREFGPEASEMNEVDRRHFFKIMAASFAIGGIGFSGCRRPESHILPYSKMPEHQVPGQALYYATGFPLRGETLPLLVETHTGRPTKIEGNADHPGYRGGTTRKAQAAILDLYDPDRATAHAKGAAKLSNADVYDLLAKLNKDYAANEGQGLAVLTESANSPTRRRLKKAFLRAFPKAQWVEYDAVEVKSGAIAAARLTGNAAALPKYDLSKAERVLSVDADFLDEELGSVQFSKQFADGRRLRSSSDQMNRLYAVESNFSLTGGMADHRKRLASSQMVAFLAALALELELGVEGNALTPVLEPLAAKLDAETKEWIAKCAEDLAAHKGKSLVFPGQHLAPEAHALALLINEKLGNLRQTVSIALVDNGQAASIRDLASSIEEGGVSSLLISGGNPVYNAPADLDFVGLLGKVDQVIRLGYYFDETSEASTYHIAQAHFLEAWGDGETYHGDVVAQQPMILPLFDGLSEIETLARLVGSANADGYSLVYETFQTANGSAGKRGFDKFLNEGFLTRGFRASNANISGVELAGMLRGYQAPAAPTEDSLEVRFLNDASVDDGRYANNGWLQECPDPMTKLTWDNAIIVSPRLAKKLEIVAPDSMIQVARKNPNKVRDGRQFAPVATLKVGGREITGAIHIQPGLDNYTVVLPLGYGRSKTGRVGTGSGFSAYKLRTASAFVSGASMDLTGDTYQLAETQEHWSMEGRAIVREANLDTYAKDSEWVSHMGMESHSPAVYGDAKDESTQKKVTTTPRGGSIYEHPNLTGIHQWGMSIDLNVCSGCNACVIACQSENNIPIVGRDQVRRGREMHWIRLDRYFSSGSSDNTEIPEDPQVSLQPIACMQCETAPCETVCPVNATVHDEEGLNAMAYNRCIGTRYCANNCPYKVRRFNFFDYQQRQLDKLYLGPLAPKGMPELVQMAQNPDVSVRMRGVMEKCTFCVQRINQAKIAQQAKAGDSGDVRVRDGAIKVACEQACPTDAIVFGDLLDTESRVSVQRDNERTYSLLGYLNTRPRTTFMARVRNPNPKMPDYFDQPLSKVEYKKKAYGDKKRPVTGMDESYDAHQGGISNDQGNDGGHH from the coding sequence ATGAAACGCGCACCTTACACTCATCCTGAAACAGCGGAACTGTCAGGCCCGCGCTACTGGCGCAGCCTAGACGACCTGTCGCAAACCCCGGAATTCCTCGAGCAAGTCGAGCGCGAATTCGGACCGGAAGCTTCGGAAATGAACGAAGTGGATCGTCGCCACTTCTTTAAGATCATGGCGGCGTCCTTCGCTATCGGAGGCATCGGCTTCTCCGGATGTCGCCGCCCGGAGTCGCATATCCTGCCGTATTCCAAGATGCCGGAGCATCAGGTGCCTGGTCAGGCGCTTTATTACGCCACCGGCTTTCCACTGCGTGGGGAAACCTTGCCGCTTTTGGTGGAAACGCATACCGGGCGTCCGACTAAAATCGAAGGCAACGCCGATCACCCGGGCTACCGAGGGGGCACCACCCGCAAGGCCCAGGCGGCCATTCTCGACCTTTACGATCCCGACCGCGCCACGGCCCACGCCAAGGGAGCGGCCAAGCTCAGCAACGCGGACGTCTACGATCTGCTCGCCAAGCTGAACAAGGACTACGCCGCGAACGAAGGGCAGGGCCTGGCGGTGCTGACCGAAAGCGCCAACTCGCCGACGCGTCGCCGCTTGAAGAAGGCGTTTCTTCGGGCCTTCCCGAAGGCTCAGTGGGTCGAATACGACGCCGTCGAAGTCAAAAGCGGAGCCATCGCCGCGGCGCGCTTGACGGGCAACGCTGCCGCTCTGCCCAAGTACGACCTTTCCAAGGCCGAGCGCGTGCTTTCCGTCGATGCGGATTTCCTCGACGAGGAATTGGGCTCGGTCCAGTTCTCCAAGCAGTTCGCCGACGGGCGTCGTTTGCGCTCGAGCTCCGATCAGATGAACCGGCTCTACGCGGTGGAAAGCAACTTCTCCCTCACCGGTGGAATGGCCGATCACCGCAAGCGTCTGGCCTCCAGCCAGATGGTGGCCTTCCTCGCCGCTCTCGCTCTGGAGCTGGAGCTCGGAGTGGAAGGCAACGCGCTCACACCCGTTCTGGAGCCGCTTGCCGCTAAGCTCGACGCGGAAACCAAGGAATGGATCGCCAAGTGCGCCGAAGACCTGGCCGCCCACAAGGGCAAGAGCTTGGTCTTCCCCGGTCAGCACCTCGCTCCGGAAGCCCATGCCTTGGCCCTGCTGATCAATGAAAAGCTGGGCAATCTGCGCCAGACGGTATCCATCGCATTGGTGGACAATGGCCAAGCCGCCAGCATTCGCGATCTCGCCTCGTCCATCGAAGAAGGTGGCGTCAGCTCCCTGCTCATCTCTGGAGGCAATCCCGTTTACAACGCTCCTGCGGACCTCGATTTCGTCGGCTTGCTCGGCAAGGTGGATCAGGTGATTCGTCTCGGCTACTATTTCGACGAGACCTCCGAGGCGTCCACCTACCATATCGCGCAGGCCCACTTCCTCGAAGCTTGGGGCGACGGCGAGACCTACCATGGCGACGTCGTGGCCCAGCAGCCCATGATCCTGCCACTTTTCGACGGGCTTTCGGAAATCGAGACTTTGGCTCGACTCGTCGGCTCGGCCAACGCCGACGGCTACAGCCTGGTTTACGAAACCTTTCAGACCGCCAACGGAAGCGCCGGCAAGCGCGGCTTCGACAAGTTTCTCAACGAGGGATTCCTGACCCGCGGATTTCGCGCCTCGAACGCCAACATCTCAGGTGTTGAGCTGGCGGGCATGCTGCGCGGCTACCAGGCGCCAGCGGCGCCCACCGAAGACTCCTTGGAGGTTCGCTTCCTCAACGACGCTTCGGTGGACGATGGCCGCTACGCCAACAACGGCTGGCTGCAGGAATGCCCCGATCCCATGACCAAGCTGACCTGGGACAACGCCATCATCGTCAGCCCGCGTTTGGCCAAGAAGCTTGAGATCGTGGCCCCGGATTCCATGATTCAAGTGGCTCGCAAGAACCCGAACAAGGTTCGCGACGGACGTCAGTTCGCCCCCGTGGCCACCCTCAAGGTGGGCGGTCGCGAGATCACTGGCGCCATCCACATCCAGCCGGGTCTGGACAACTACACGGTCGTCTTGCCGCTTGGTTACGGACGCTCCAAGACCGGCCGTGTCGGCACGGGCTCCGGCTTCAGCGCCTACAAGCTGCGCACCGCTTCCGCCTTCGTTTCCGGAGCGAGCATGGACCTGACCGGTGACACCTACCAGTTGGCCGAAACGCAGGAGCACTGGTCCATGGAAGGTCGAGCCATCGTTCGCGAAGCCAACCTCGACACCTACGCGAAGGATAGCGAGTGGGTTTCCCACATGGGAATGGAATCCCATTCTCCTGCGGTTTACGGCGACGCGAAGGATGAATCCACGCAAAAGAAGGTAACCACCACCCCGCGTGGCGGCTCCATCTACGAGCATCCGAATCTCACTGGAATCCACCAGTGGGGCATGAGCATCGACCTCAACGTCTGCTCCGGCTGCAACGCTTGCGTGATCGCCTGTCAGAGCGAGAACAACATTCCCATCGTCGGCCGAGACCAGGTACGTCGCGGGCGCGAGATGCACTGGATCCGTCTCGACCGCTACTTCTCGTCCGGATCCTCCGACAATACGGAGATCCCCGAGGACCCGCAGGTTTCCCTCCAGCCCATCGCGTGCATGCAGTGCGAAACCGCGCCTTGCGAGACGGTTTGCCCGGTGAACGCTACGGTTCACGACGAAGAAGGCCTCAACGCCATGGCGTACAACCGTTGCATCGGCACCCGCTACTGCGCCAACAACTGCCCGTACAAGGTTCGCCGCTTCAACTTCTTCGATTACCAGCAACGTCAGCTCGACAAGCTCTATCTGGGGCCGCTCGCTCCCAAGGGCATGCCGGAGCTGGTGCAGATGGCTCAGAATCCGGACGTATCCGTGCGCATGCGCGGCGTGATGGAGAAGTGCACCTTCTGCGTGCAACGCATCAACCAGGCCAAGATCGCCCAGCAGGCCAAGGCCGGAGACAGCGGCGACGTTCGCGTTCGCGACGGAGCGATCAAGGTGGCATGCGAGCAAGCCTGCCCGACGGACGCTATCGTTTTCGGCGATCTGCTCGATACGGAAAGCCGCGTCTCGGTGCAGCGCGACAACGAGCGCACCTACTCGCTGCTCGGCTATTTGAACACTCGTCCGCGCACTACCTTTATGGCGCGAGTCCGCAATCCGAATCCGAAGATGCCAGACTACTTCGACCAGCCGCTTTCCAAGGTGGAGTACAAGAAGAAGGCCTACGGTGACAAGAAGCGCCCAGTGACGGGCATGGATGAAAGCTACGACGCCCATCAGGGCGG